Within the Opitutaceae bacterium TAV5 genome, the region TACCAGCGAAGCCATGACGCACCTCGCGATCATGAAGCGCCAGCCCCTCTGCAAATCCTGCGTCCACGCCCACCCGCCCCACGCCACCGCCTTTGCCGTCGCCCGCGTGCAGCCCCCCACCTGCCTCATCCCCGAAGCCGACATTTTCCTCGGCAAGATCGCTCTCGCCAAATACGAGACTCCCGGCTCCCCCGAGATGGCCAACACGGTCGGCGAAGTCGGCAAGGACAACCAATCCGTCCTCCTGCTCAACCACGGCGTCATCACCTGGGGCAAGGACGTCGAGGACGCCTACTGGAAAATGGAAAACACCGATGCCTACTGCAAAACCATCTGGATCGCCTCCCAGCTCGGCGGCGAGATCGGCGAAGGCGTGGGCGGAGCCAAGGCGAAGGAATTTATAAAAATCCGCAAGGCGCTCGGCATGCCCGACAACCGCGACGGCCTCAAGGAGTGCGAACTCTGCGACAACAGCGACTTCCGCCCCGGCGTCGTCTGTTATCCCGAGACTGCGCCCGCCTCCGCACCCGAGGCCCAGCCCGATCCCGGCATCGAGGCCCTCGTCAAACAGATCACCGAACAAATCCTGAAAAAACTCTGACGAACCCGGAAGTTGGCAGTTGGAAGTTGGAAATTTGTTCCTGACTCCGGCTTCCCGCCAAAC harbors:
- a CDS encoding aldolase; this translates as MSQLLTARDIEDLLKTGAPIPATARLTPAARDTLRDKASILPSSGALRPAASAAASATPTEPIVPDYEYKWTPGSDPKTPAEIAAFFASPAIETLKHRIVDIGRRMWEKDYTDGNGGNITVRVGDNLVLCTPTLISKGFMKPEDVALIDMDGKQLAGARKRTSEAMTHLAIMKRQPLCKSCVHAHPPHATAFAVARVQPPTCLIPEADIFLGKIALAKYETPGSPEMANTVGEVGKDNQSVLLLNHGVITWGKDVEDAYWKMENTDAYCKTIWIASQLGGEIGEGVGGAKAKEFIKIRKALGMPDNRDGLKECELCDNSDFRPGVVCYPETAPASAPEAQPDPGIEALVKQITEQILKKL